The Alnus glutinosa chromosome 8, dhAlnGlut1.1, whole genome shotgun sequence DNA segment TAGCCTATAATTATGGTCTTCTGTTCTATAATTGGATCTGGATTCCAATAATTTGCCCTACCCCAGgaacaggatcctctccattttgcTTATAAAAGAGAGGTATatttgtcttttcacatttttatagaATGTAAAAGGATAATTATGTCCCTACTTTATaactaaatggagaggatccaaattcacTCCCATTAGTGGGCGTCAATCCGTTGTGCCCGAGACCTCTTTGGACAAGTGAACCTTAAAAAAGTtctatcatatttgttattcgaATTGCTAGTAATTCGGATAATAAAATCTAACCATTAGAGTAGTAAAATTGTTGCTCCTCAATTTGCATGCAGTGACGGTGATTTCTTCAAATTCTCTGTTCGAATTCTCTCATATTCGagtaagtgattgtgagagagcACTTAATGGAACCAcctgataaaataaaaattgggctgccTCAACTACTCATCTGGTCAAGTGGGTGCGGTAAGTGCTCTCTCATAATCACCtgtctgaattctctcaaattcaatcCATTCGgttaggtgattgtgagagagcaTTTAtaagacccacctgaccaaataaaaattgagctgtccaactacttatccggtcaggtgggtTTCATAAGTActttctcacaatcacctgtctgaattttctaaaattcGATCCATTTTGTTAGGTGACTATGAGAGAGTACTTATAGGACctacttgaccaaataaaaattgggttgtctaattacttatccggtcaggtggatCCCATAAGTACTCTCTCATAATCACCTGCTTGAAATCTCATAAATTCGATCCATTCGGACAAACAATTATACGGAATCCGTGTCCATAATAATAAGTTTTTTGCATTTTCTATTTCTGTAATTGGGCCTgttctttttcttgaggctttgCTTATAAAAATAGTGTTTCCTTAATGCTTTTATGACAGTCGATGGGATTCGATTACGTGACCAATTCACGGGTTACTCACCTAAAATCAATCAACAGCATGGGTGTCCATATGAACGTTTTTGAATGCACCGGCTTGAAGTTTGATCGCATTCATCTAATAGCGCCTGAAGATAGCCCCAACACCGATGGAATTCACATTGGGGAATCGACTCATGTACACATATCGGATTCGGTAATAGCCACCGGAGACGACTGCATTTCCATGGGCCCTGGTTCTTCAAGCATAAACATTTCAAATGTTCAGTGTGGCCCCGGCCACGGCATCAGTGTCGGAAGCCTTGGTCGGTCGGCTAATGAAGATGATGTAAGTGGACTGACTGTGAAGAACTGCACCTTCAATGGCACTCAGAATGGCTTGAGGGTCAAGACATGGGCTAGCTCTTTTGCAAGCAATGTCTTCGATCTTACCTTTCAAGACATTAATATGGACAATGTCAACAACCCCATCATCATTGACCAACAATATTGCCCATCCGGCAATTGTCAACAGGTACTACGTACTTCTTGTCTAATAAGAGAGTTGGTTGAGGATCCATATCCTCGCCTGCACGGGATCGGACAAGTGGGTCTCATAACCTCTCTCTTTTAAGGTTGTCCGAATTTATGTGAAATTCAAGTAATGCTATAAAACTTAATTGACCATGATGGTGACACTTTTTGCCTACAGGGTAACTCCCAAGTTCAGATTCGGGATGCTCGTTTTAGAAACATTAAGGGCACTTCGAGCTCAAAGATTGCAGTTACTTTTGAATGCAGCCCAAGTAAACCTTGCCAGAACATTGAACTCAGTGACATCGATCTCGTTTACGTCGGTGACGGAGGACCGGCGACTTCCTCGTGTGCTTATGCCAGTGGTGTTGCTTATGGTCCAGTACATCCCCCCTCTTGCATATAGCAATCTGCTTGGTATTTGCAGACTTGCTTGAATTCTTACCAAAGCAAGTTTGATAATTTTAGAAACAAGGTAGATTTGACACAGCTTAGTTCATTGACCCCTGATGTACAACCGGTCATTCTCTAAGGAGGAGCCAATAATTCAGTGATCCTAATAGCCAGAATATTTTACAGGCTATTGACTCATATATTGGGGTCCAAAAATCCCTTTCAATTAATCAAGTTTATATGGCTTCTGCTTCATATGTATTTCTCTTCAGAAAGGAGCCCTAGTAATACTTTGCACCCCCTCATGTAGCATTAAGTGTAGCGAGGATGCTCATGTTTTatccttgaaaaaaaaagtcttaatcACATAGCAATCTTTCCCTATTCTCCGTTGAAGTTAAAAAGGAAAACAGATTAATATTAGACTTGTCAGCCACTAAAAAATTCTAAACACTTTCTAATTACATGTAGACAGGGTCAATAAATTGTTAAAGAATCATAGatctaaattttttcaaaaaaataatacttttgGTTTTCAACACCGATAccctaaataataaatagtCATTTTTAGGGATTCGAAGAGTAGTTTTTTGCTGGTTTGGCTTTTGATTATTTTGCACCAAAAGGTAAGGACCTTCCTTAATAGAGGGCACTACTGCTGACCGCTATTTCGAAGCAAAGTGCCCTTtgctttatttaaaattatttcatgaaaatttaagttttccTGCTATTTgaatgtttcaatttttcctCTATGTTTTGCTATGAGTTTTTTgtgtgctttataagcatttatcttgCTATTATATTAGATAGGATTTTGAGTACacatgtgttagtttttgtgtcaCTGATCATTGCACGTGTACACACAAAAAATTCTTAACTTTTTAATGTAGGACAaagagtaattaaaaaaataaaaggaaagtaGAAATTTCAAATCGgagaaaaacttaaattttcatgatATAATTTTCAACATGCATCATAAGAGTGAAAATTGTGCCAAGTAAAATGATGTGCCATGTTGAATTCCCTCAGCTCGGGGCAGTTCCGGTGATGGTTTGAGGCTGTTCTCCGCCCGTATGGGGGTGTACGGTCGTAATTGGGGAGCAGTGGTGCACTTAAAATGTCACTTGTAACATACCCTCTGAAATGACAAATTCAAATGGGGGGCAaacattttccattttcttcatgAAAAGGCAATAGGGAAAAAGGTGCAAGCATCATCATTCGTAATCCCTGAATCATCATGGAAGGAAGATTCATATACAGAAGACTTAAATGGTTTGGAAAAGTCTACACGTTATTGCAGTACAGTTAAAAGATCATCCagttcaaaacaaaagtttattgCTCTTCGATTTGACTCTCTTTGTTTATTATCCAACGGTCGTCTTCACGTCATGCTTTTCTATCAATGATGTCATTCATGGAAGATGCCCCTACGAGCCGGCCAAAGGGTCTAAAGTAAAGCCGCAAAGCCTCGTGTTAATCGAACCCGTGGGTTAATTACTCTAATTATGTAGTTGGTTGATGGCAACAGATAAGCTTAAGCTGTACACCAGCGGAAATATATGTGCCTTTGAAGATCATCATCTTCTAGGTAATCAATggctattttgatttttttcataATTCTTCGGTGTATTCATTCTTCAAATTCTTTGCTTAGTGTTAGTCGCCTTGGTTTGCTCTGGTGAGGTTAGGTCAGATCATGATTCAATAAGGTATGAGTGAGCGCTTGTGATTTCTCACCGTCTAAGCCAGTCCTGTCattgatttttaacaaaaaagtaCTATTATGATCATGCTGGTCATAGTTGGTCGCCTCCTGTTACTCTTTTTGCCTAAACATTGCTGATAATGGTTGATGTGATTAGATATTTGTGCCGATGAACTTACTATTATTACATCAAGGTGTTTatagtaattattattatattttttttgaaatgagcGTGATAAATGGGTGACAATAAACTTAAAttgaaattgcatttttttcttcctttctttcttttggctgAGATAAATTGTTACTTTGTCATTACAAAATTTCAAGGAACATGCTTTGGGTATAatccaaacaaaacaaacatcACTCTCCTATGTTTGAAATGAAATTTGAAAcattgaattttatttaaataaataatacccAACCTCAATATTCGTGAAATGATGCCGGACCCGGACCCGGAAATCCACGGATTAGGATTTGAAACGTGGCACCAAGCACAGCGTACATCATCACAACGCGATGATGACGTTATGCACTGGAATAAACAAGTCCTTGGAGCAGAAGCAAGTTACCATGTCGTGTGGGTCTCATTTTGCCGCCGAAGATATCCCTTTTGACCTTCCTAAACAAatctgaaatctctctctctccaccccTATAAATAGCTTCAAATATCATGCTCTGTTTCTTATATTTCGAGCACTCTGTATCTGAAGTTGACGCttttatacaaagaaaaaaaatgcctGGAAGTGATCAAAATTGCGATGTTCTCAAAGAACCACGTCTTGTGGAGAGGAAGTTCTTGGCCAGGCCACAGCATGAAGGAGCTGGCGCCATTGTTAGGAGGAGCATAGGACGGTAAGAGAGTGATCACTGATCATACTGACGTACGTGAGTGAAGCTTTGAGCAATTTGAGCTaatgggatatatatatatatatacttctggTTTTTGCAGGTTTGAGCTGAGATACTTTGATCCTTTTCTTGCCCTGGATGAATTCTCAGGTGGGTTGTCTCTGTTTTCCCCTGTTTCTTCATGAAATGTAATGGGTCGCCTGtctatatgcatatatatagttTCGTTTTGACaagattttgttattttgaatgTTGCAGTTACTGCTCCTGCTGGATTTCCTGATCATCCACACAGAGGTTTGATTATtggcctttttgtttttttttttctctcacttttGTGAATTAACTCTGCCTGTTGAAATTAAAATAGGACGATTCTCATCAttgattcttctttttcctctgaGCAGGGTTTGAGACAGTGACATACATGTTGCAGGTATCTCCCTTTTTTATAATTGTGCGCATGCGATCACCActacttttcttttcatatatggtacataaaaaaaagaaacaaataaataccCACCACAAAGTTGGTCAAGATTTTACATTAAAATGGTCGGAACACTCGGTTATTATATAAATCATGAGATagataaagagaagaaaaaaaaaatgtatttccaaCCATCTTCAACCATTTTCATGGGACAAAGTTTTCATCAAAGCTGGACAAATTTCCTCCATTTCAGTCTACTAAACTGACATGCATCAAAATACTCGTTATTATCAAAAAGTAAAAATCGCATATATTTTAGATATAAGTCAGTTTACGAGGCTGAATTGAAGAAATTCTTCCAATCTAATTTAGAAGACGGGATGGGTGTTGGAATCCAATCTAATAGCAGCTGGCTGGCAATGTATCTGTAATAGGTCAGCTAATGAGACCCAACACATGCGCTATCCTAATCACACAACTGTACAGGGTTGACCTGACCTTTGTTGCGGAGTCGGGACCATGTAGTTGGCAGGAAATATGTTAAAACAGACAAGAAAGACAAAGCATGAGTAGTGAcaactattttttctttttgtttttcagtgggtctttaattaattaattaattaaaacttgTAGTTTTAGAGGTGGGTTGCACTTGCCTTAATTGAAAACAATTGTTTGAGTCATCAGGGATCGGTCGCACATGAAGATTTTGAAGGGCATAAGGGGACAATAGGAGCCGGTGACTTGCAGTGGATGACTGCAGGAAGAGGGATTGTCCACTCAGAAATGCCTGCCGCCCAGGGAACTCAAAAGGGCTTACAGTTGTGGATCAACCTCTCCTCCAAGCATAAAATGTAAGTAATTGACCCCCCCTTGACACACATATATGACATATGTTTGATGTCACTATGTTGTAATTCTAAAGCACAATGGTATTCATGTGCTGTCAATGAAAAAGTCATACAGAGATCGCCAACAATCTGCACAATAAATATGAGAGAGCTAAGAATACTAGCAGCAAACTCTCTTGTTGTTTTCTAACTAAACTTGGATAGAACTTTAGCTAgctttattcttattttattaaaaaataaaaaataaaggcttTGTCTTTCCTCTAGCATTAGTtcgaaaaaatatttaaatgatatagaaaaatgataagAAAAGCTATGGTGAGGTTTATTTGAatagagaagtaaaaagtatattagttccttaaatttaaagaaaaatctaaGGGAAGCTGTTGCCATGCTTGGACAGGTGGGCATTATACTAACTCTGAGTAGCAAGTTGTTGAGAATCGGTATCCGAAAAAGTCAGaatagttttaaaattttctaagGAGAATATGCAGTTGTCACATACCACAGCGATCATTGGTCATCATGGAACCTTTTCCAAAGTtgcttttgaaatttgaatgaaCCACCATATGGACCATATTGCGTGTGTGCATACCAGCCAGAAATGGCCAACCTGAACACGGTGCCTTTATACTCATATCCCATTATGAAGAAGTGGACTTCTGTCATGATAGATACTAGCTTTGAACTTCTGTCATATAAGTTTATAACCACCCTTGGGAATTAATGACCCTTTTTCCGTTACTATAACATCTTGAAGGTCCTTTCATGGCTTTCAAAGTCCAAACTTTGCTTGATTTTTTGCTAAAAGAAATGAACACAAGTACTATATATAACAGTCGGcttgtgttgtttttttgggGAATTTAGAGGTACCCAATTGTCCAAAACTTCATCTGATTGAGTTCTGTTTTTGGTCTGATCACAGGATTGAACCAAGGTACCAAGAAGTGCCGAGTAAAAACATTGCTGAAGCTGTCGAAGATGGGATCAAGGTTAGAGTTATAGCCGGCGAGGCCTTGGGAACAAAATCACCAATCTACACAAGAACCCCAACAATGTACTTGGACTTCACCCTCAAACCAGGAAATCACCTGCAGCAACCAGTCCCAACATCATGGAATGCGTTTGTGTA contains these protein-coding regions:
- the LOC133875706 gene encoding pirin-like protein — its product is MPGSDQNCDVLKEPRLVERKFLARPQHEGAGAIVRRSIGRFELRYFDPFLALDEFSVTAPAGFPDHPHRGFETVTYMLQGSVAHEDFEGHKGTIGAGDLQWMTAGRGIVHSEMPAAQGTQKGLQLWINLSSKHKMIEPRYQEVPSKNIAEAVEDGIKVRVIAGEALGTKSPIYTRTPTMYLDFTLKPGNHLQQPVPTSWNAFVYVLEGEGVFGNLKSSAASAHHLLLLGTGDGLEAWNNSSKPLRFILVGGEPLGEPLVQYGPFVMNTQEEIDKTIDDFENCVNGFEKARHWRSESALSLEM
- the LOC133876337 gene encoding exopolygalacturonase-like, giving the protein MGSISVFRFVCLMFLVAWITEVEAGNGVFDVANYGAVADAKTDNSKVFEDVFNKACQSEGSNVVLIPNGTYMLGPVMFSGPCKGPITFFITGALIAHTDVASYVDSYSWITFYRIDRLVVRGCGSLDGQGPSAWGHNTCSKSKNCNPLPSSMGFDYVTNSRVTHLKSINSMGVHMNVFECTGLKFDRIHLIAPEDSPNTDGIHIGESTHVHISDSVIATGDDCISMGPGSSSINISNVQCGPGHGISVGSLGRSANEDDVSGLTVKNCTFNGTQNGLRVKTWASSFASNVFDLTFQDINMDNVNNPIIIDQQYCPSGNCQQGNSQVQIRDARFRNIKGTSSSKIAVTFECSPSKPCQNIELSDIDLVYVGDGGPATSSCAYASGVAYGPVHPPSCI